The Zingiber officinale cultivar Zhangliang chromosome 10A, Zo_v1.1, whole genome shotgun sequence genome contains a region encoding:
- the LOC122026318 gene encoding protein LAX PANICLE 2-like has translation MTPDCCLLHQHHCVSGGFTSRCGRPHFHALRGPLKEKLDSMADDDEPSPAPQDERRDADDFSPATSADWLRLALAPPPLNLPSPAAAAAGSSGGPERMRIPSVSSSPAMFSPFPAVWPGNSASGFPIPPPVDMAAPLVPWVGPHRREPPPQYWGRFWNVGNANLALGGGSALMLPPAMPEFVARQLVHPTASSAAAPPLPVRVVSPPRRPQSGVWFTLQAMRNHGREPFLPQIPKSYLRIKDGRMTVRLLIKYLVNKLVLEDESEVEITCRGQTLLPSLSLLHVRDHLWRSRESPSATLLQDSIKPDHVMMLHYGRRRPSSCMI, from the exons ATGACCCCCGATTGCTGCCTCCTCCACCAGCACCACTGCGTATCTGGTGGATTCACATCGCGCTGCGGCCGACCCCATTTCCATGCCCTCCGAGGACCATTGAAAGAGAAACTCGACTCCATGGCCGACGACGACGAGCCCTCCCCTGCCCCGCAGGACGAACGCAGAGACGCTGACGACTTCTCTCCGGCCACATCCGCCGATTGGCTCCGATTAGCCCTCGCACCACCACCTCTTAACCTTCCTTCCCCCGCCGCTGCCGCCGCCGGCTCTAGCGGTGGCCCCGAGCGGATGAGGATACCTTCTGTCTCCTCCTCTCCGGCTATGTTCTCGCCGTTTCCAGCAGTTTGGCCAGGAAATAGCGCCAGCGGCTTCCCCATCCCGCCGCCGGTTGATATGGCGGCCCCTCTGGTGCCGTGGGTGGGCCCTCATAGGAGAGAACCGCCGCCGCAATATTGGGGGCGATTTTGGAATGTTGGCAATGCGAATCTCGCCCTCGGCGGGGGTTCCGCTCTGATGCTACCGCCGGCAATGCCGGAGTTTGTTGCGAGGCAGCTCGTGCACCCGACAGCGAGCTCGGCGGCGGCGCCGCCCCTGCCGGTGAGGGTTGTCAGCCCGCCGAGAAGACCGCAATCTGGCGTTTGGTTCACGCTTCAGGCGATGAGAAACCA TGGGAGGGAGCCTTTTTTGCCACAGATACCAAAGAGCTACTTGAGGATCAA GGATGGAAGGATGACAGTTAGGTTGCTTATTAAGTACTTGGTGAACAAGCTGGTTTTGGAGGATGAATCTGAG GTGGAGATTACATGCAGAGGCCAAACGCTTCTTCCCTCGTTGTCGTTGCTACATGTTCGAGACCACCTCTGGCGCTCGAGGGAGTCGCCGTCAGCGACGCTGCTCCAAGACTCGATCAAGCCCGACCACGTCATGATGTTACACTACGGTAGAAGAAGACCGTCCTCATGCATGATTTAA